One genomic window of Polyangium aurulentum includes the following:
- a CDS encoding alpha/beta hydrolase, with protein MPDEYRFFVDGHIPVLKMHHEPRPRPAVIVMHGLGTSMEVHRKEMTAIADHGLTAVGFDAPHHGARRDVWVDEMADLGPPESHVRLLRLLREAVPEVSRIIHHLEREGHGPIGLVGISMGAYIAFAAAAEDPRVRATVPILGSPDWTPRSGPVTDEIRDLMRYAPVHRPTDCARHPLLMFNAGRDVNVPARWSREFARTLAEGHPHLARHVGYVEYPASDHFMRPEDWDDLWPRALGFLRENLSQ; from the coding sequence ATGCCCGACGAATACCGGTTTTTCGTGGATGGCCACATCCCCGTCCTCAAAATGCACCACGAGCCCCGGCCCCGGCCGGCGGTGATCGTCATGCACGGCCTCGGCACGAGCATGGAGGTGCATCGCAAGGAGATGACAGCGATCGCAGATCATGGCCTCACGGCCGTCGGTTTCGACGCACCCCACCACGGTGCGCGGCGCGACGTGTGGGTCGATGAAATGGCCGACCTCGGCCCGCCCGAATCGCACGTGCGGCTCTTGCGGCTGCTGCGCGAGGCGGTGCCGGAGGTCAGTCGCATCATCCATCACCTCGAGCGCGAGGGGCACGGACCCATCGGGCTCGTGGGCATCTCGATGGGCGCGTACATCGCGTTCGCGGCGGCGGCCGAGGACCCGCGCGTCAGGGCCACGGTGCCGATCCTGGGCTCACCGGACTGGACGCCGCGCTCGGGCCCGGTGACGGACGAGATCCGCGATCTGATGCGATACGCGCCCGTCCATCGCCCCACCGATTGCGCGCGGCACCCGCTGCTCATGTTCAACGCGGGCCGCGACGTGAACGTGCCCGCGCGCTGGTCGCGCGAATTCGCGCGCACCCTCGCCGAGGGGCACCCGCACCTCGCGAGGCACGTCGGCTACGTCGAATACCCCGCGTCCGACCACTTCATGCGCCCCGAGGACTGGGACGATCTCTGGCCGCGCGCCCTCGGGTTTCTCCGGGAGAACCTCTCTCAGTAA
- a CDS encoding DUF485 domain-containing protein produces MKTDDLERIAKARDRIAIALTAATMVVYFGFILLVAWGKDLLATRIGSGLSVGIALGAAVIVLAWALTGVYVRWANKHYDRALREISGGKGS; encoded by the coding sequence GTGAAGACCGACGATCTCGAGCGAATTGCAAAGGCGCGCGATCGCATCGCCATCGCGCTCACGGCGGCCACCATGGTCGTCTATTTCGGGTTCATCCTGCTCGTCGCCTGGGGCAAGGATCTGCTCGCGACGCGCATCGGGTCCGGCCTCTCGGTCGGGATCGCGCTCGGCGCGGCGGTCATCGTCCTCGCCTGGGCGCTGACGGGCGTCTACGTTCGCTGGGCGAACAAGCATTACGATCGCGCCCTGCGCGAGATCTCGGGGGGGAAGGGCTCATGA
- a CDS encoding catalase gives MMKNDKDVRVDEHSKNRDLDPQRENPTAGTYLTTDQGIRVESTDNSLKVGARGPTLLEDFHFREKLTRFDHERIPERVVHARGSGAHGYFQVYESLADLTKAKFLQDPSVKTPVFVRFSTVAGSRGSADTVRDVRGFATKFYTEEGNFDLVGNNIPVFFIQDGIKFPDVIHAVKPDPDSEMPQASSAHDTFWDFISLMPESMHMIMWHLSDRAIPRSFRMMEGFGVHTFRLVNAEGKSRFVKFHWKPLLGVHSLVWDEALKIAGKDPDFHRRDLWKAIETGAYPEYELGLQIVEEDQADDFAFDLLDSTKIIPEELVPVRRVGKLTLNRNPDNFFAETEQIAFCIQNVVPGIDFTDDPLLHARLFSYLDTQLTRLGGPNFVQIPINRPVARVDNNQQDGFHQHRIPRGRVNYSPNSLGGGCPMAAGAAGFVHYPAQLNAPKVRLRSESFGDHYSQATLFWESMSMPEKEHIVKAAVFELGKVATKAIRERMIEHFGRVDADFARMVAAGLGMHAHAGLGTTVKNAAHAVAQKLSAKRSVEKSPALSQENTPKPGIRTRRIAILAENGVSEAELSAVRAALAAEGAETHVISTTLGTVKTAEGGQVEVDFSSIHVGSILYDAVYVPGGTASVEAMKKMGDPIHFLNESYRHHKPIGATGEGVELIAASQIKGVTVAGAQAAGKLFSEKGVVTVRGASDLKPFITAFIEAITQHRHWDRPEYPAVPA, from the coding sequence ATGATGAAGAACGACAAGGACGTCAGGGTCGACGAGCACAGCAAGAACCGGGATCTGGATCCGCAGCGCGAAAACCCCACGGCTGGCACGTATCTGACGACCGATCAAGGCATTCGCGTCGAGAGCACCGACAACTCGCTCAAGGTCGGCGCCCGAGGCCCGACGCTGCTCGAGGACTTCCACTTCCGCGAGAAGCTGACGCGCTTCGATCACGAGCGAATCCCCGAGCGCGTCGTCCACGCGCGGGGCTCGGGCGCGCACGGCTACTTCCAGGTGTACGAGTCGCTCGCCGATCTGACGAAGGCCAAATTCCTCCAAGATCCCTCGGTGAAGACGCCCGTGTTCGTGCGCTTCTCGACGGTCGCCGGCTCGCGCGGCTCGGCGGACACGGTGCGCGACGTCCGCGGCTTCGCGACCAAGTTCTACACCGAGGAGGGCAATTTCGATCTCGTCGGCAACAATATCCCGGTCTTTTTCATCCAGGACGGCATCAAATTCCCCGACGTCATCCACGCGGTCAAGCCCGACCCCGACAGCGAGATGCCGCAGGCGTCGTCGGCGCACGACACGTTCTGGGATTTCATCTCCCTCATGCCGGAGAGCATGCACATGATCATGTGGCACCTCTCCGACCGCGCGATCCCGCGCAGCTTTCGCATGATGGAGGGCTTCGGCGTCCACACGTTCCGCCTCGTCAATGCCGAGGGCAAGTCGCGGTTCGTGAAATTCCACTGGAAGCCCCTGCTCGGCGTCCACTCGCTCGTGTGGGACGAGGCGCTCAAGATCGCGGGCAAGGATCCCGATTTCCACCGCCGCGATCTGTGGAAGGCCATCGAGACGGGCGCGTACCCCGAGTACGAGCTCGGCCTGCAGATCGTCGAGGAGGACCAGGCCGACGATTTTGCGTTCGATCTGCTCGATTCAACCAAGATCATCCCCGAGGAGCTGGTGCCGGTGCGTCGGGTCGGAAAGCTGACCCTGAACCGGAACCCCGACAATTTCTTCGCCGAGACCGAGCAGATCGCGTTCTGCATCCAGAACGTGGTGCCGGGGATCGATTTCACCGACGATCCGCTGCTGCACGCGCGGCTCTTCTCGTATCTCGACACGCAGCTCACGCGCCTCGGGGGCCCGAACTTCGTGCAGATCCCGATCAACCGGCCCGTCGCGCGCGTGGACAACAACCAGCAGGACGGCTTCCACCAGCACCGGATCCCGCGGGGCAGGGTGAATTATTCGCCGAACTCGCTCGGGGGCGGCTGCCCGATGGCGGCGGGCGCGGCCGGGTTCGTCCATTACCCCGCGCAGCTCAACGCTCCGAAGGTGCGCCTGCGCAGCGAGAGCTTCGGCGACCATTACAGCCAGGCGACGCTCTTCTGGGAGAGCATGTCGATGCCCGAGAAGGAGCATATCGTGAAGGCGGCCGTCTTCGAGCTCGGGAAGGTGGCGACGAAGGCGATCCGCGAGCGCATGATCGAGCACTTCGGCCGGGTCGACGCCGATTTCGCGCGCATGGTCGCCGCCGGGCTCGGCATGCACGCGCACGCGGGCCTCGGCACCACCGTGAAGAACGCGGCGCACGCGGTGGCGCAGAAGCTGTCGGCGAAGCGCTCGGTCGAAAAGTCCCCGGCGCTCAGCCAGGAGAACACGCCGAAGCCCGGCATTCGCACGCGGCGGATCGCGATCCTCGCCGAGAATGGCGTGAGCGAGGCCGAGCTTTCGGCCGTGCGCGCGGCCCTCGCGGCGGAAGGGGCCGAGACGCACGTGATATCGACGACGCTCGGCACGGTGAAGACCGCCGAGGGAGGCCAGGTCGAGGTGGACTTTTCGAGCATCCACGTCGGCTCCATCCTCTACGACGCGGTCTACGTGCCCGGCGGCACGGCGAGCGTCGAGGCGATGAAGAAGATGGGCGACCCCATTCACTTCCTCAACGAATCGTACCGTCATCACAAACCGATCGGCGCGACGGGCGAGGGCGTGGAGCTCATCGCCGCCTCGCAGATCAAGGGCGTGACGGTGGCGGGCGCGCAGGCGGCGGGCAAGCTCTTCTCCGAAAAGGGCGTGGTCACCGTGCGCGGCGCCTCCGATCTGAAGCCGTTCATCACGGCCTTCATCGAGGCGATCACGCAGCACCGGCACTGGGATCGCCCGGAGTACCCGGCCGTCCCGGCCTGA
- a CDS encoding sodium:solute symporter family transporter: MNGIETSLGRPSATAVVFFLVFISVTLGITGWAARKTKTTSEFFAAGGGVSALQNGLALAGDYMSAASFLGIAGLVAMSGFDGLIYSVGWLVGWPVVTFLIAEPLRNLGKYTFADVVAYRLKQKPVRIASAVGGLTVICFYLIAQMVGAGNLIKMMFGLPYEVALLVVGTVMLLYVLFGGMIATTWVQIVKAVLLLGGATLLALLALVPFGMNPLALFAKAADTYGPEVLAPGKLVSSPVEAISLGLALMFGTAGLPHILMRFYTVPDARAARKSVFYATGLIGYFYLVTFILGFGASVHVGRTAIAGIDKGGNMAALLLAEAVGGRPFLGFVSAVAFATILAVVAGLTLSGAAALSHDLWVGVIKQGQVSEREQLGVARVATIVLAVVAMVLGLLFKGQNVAFMVGLAFAVAASSNFPVLLLSIAWKKFTTRGAVAAMVAGVVSAVVLIWLSPTIQVDLLHKPSALLPLKNPGIITVPLSFVVGIVVSLVWPEPEAQAKFAEVERRIHLGAAASAPAPASDSVVGIAKPTATE; this comes from the coding sequence ATGAACGGCATCGAGACCTCGCTCGGGCGTCCGAGCGCGACGGCGGTCGTGTTCTTTCTGGTCTTCATCAGCGTCACGCTCGGCATCACCGGCTGGGCGGCGCGCAAGACCAAGACCACGAGCGAGTTCTTCGCGGCCGGCGGGGGCGTCTCCGCCCTGCAGAACGGGCTCGCGCTGGCCGGCGATTACATGAGCGCGGCGAGCTTCCTCGGCATCGCGGGGCTCGTGGCCATGTCGGGCTTCGACGGGCTCATCTATTCGGTCGGCTGGCTCGTCGGCTGGCCGGTGGTGACGTTCCTCATCGCGGAGCCGCTCAGGAACCTGGGCAAGTACACCTTCGCGGACGTCGTCGCCTACCGATTGAAGCAAAAGCCCGTGCGCATCGCCTCCGCGGTCGGAGGCCTCACGGTCATCTGCTTTTACCTCATCGCGCAGATGGTGGGCGCGGGCAACCTCATCAAGATGATGTTCGGGCTGCCTTACGAGGTCGCGCTGCTCGTCGTCGGCACGGTGATGCTCCTTTACGTGCTCTTCGGCGGAATGATCGCGACGACGTGGGTGCAGATCGTCAAGGCCGTCCTCTTGCTCGGCGGCGCCACGCTCCTCGCGCTGCTCGCGCTCGTGCCCTTCGGCATGAACCCCCTCGCGCTCTTCGCGAAGGCGGCCGATACCTATGGCCCCGAGGTGCTCGCGCCGGGCAAGCTCGTCTCGAGCCCCGTCGAGGCCATCTCGCTCGGCCTCGCCTTGATGTTCGGCACCGCGGGCCTGCCGCACATCCTCATGCGCTTCTACACGGTGCCGGACGCGCGGGCGGCGCGAAAGAGCGTCTTTTACGCGACGGGCCTCATCGGGTATTTCTATCTCGTCACCTTCATCCTCGGCTTCGGCGCGAGCGTGCACGTCGGGCGGACCGCGATCGCCGGGATCGACAAGGGCGGCAACATGGCCGCGCTCCTGCTCGCCGAGGCCGTGGGCGGCCGGCCCTTCCTTGGGTTTGTCTCGGCCGTTGCCTTCGCGACCATTCTCGCGGTCGTCGCAGGCCTGACGCTCTCGGGCGCGGCGGCCTTGTCGCACGACCTGTGGGTGGGCGTCATCAAGCAAGGCCAGGTGTCGGAGAGGGAGCAGCTCGGCGTGGCGCGCGTCGCGACGATCGTGCTCGCGGTCGTGGCGATGGTGCTCGGCCTGTTGTTCAAGGGCCAGAACGTCGCATTCATGGTGGGCCTCGCGTTCGCGGTCGCGGCGAGCTCGAACTTCCCGGTGCTGCTCCTGTCGATTGCGTGGAAGAAGTTCACCACGCGCGGCGCGGTTGCGGCGATGGTCGCGGGCGTCGTCAGCGCGGTGGTGCTCATCTGGCTCTCGCCGACCATTCAGGTCGATCTATTGCACAAGCCGAGCGCGCTCTTGCCGCTCAAGAATCCCGGCATCATCACCGTGCCGCTCTCGTTCGTGGTCGGCATCGTGGTCTCGCTCGTGTGGCCCGAGCCCGAAGCGCAGGCGAAGTTCGCCGAGGTCGAGCGGCGCATCCACCTTGGAGCCGCTGCGTCCGCGCCAGCCCCCGCGAGCGACTCCGTCGTGGGCATCGCGAAGCCGACTGCGACGGAATAG